Proteins from one Dermacentor variabilis isolate Ectoservices chromosome 1, ASM5094787v1, whole genome shotgun sequence genomic window:
- the Vti1a gene encoding vesicle transport through interaction with t-SNAREs 1a isoform X2, whose amino-acid sequence MATLMETFEQQYAALTADITSKSSRIPNLPPDEKAAMVTEVERHLEEANELLEQMELEVRTLSVAARPKYQNRVKSYQAELARLRKEFRARIAFCDELKSREELLSNDDNYVGDDQKQRLLDNTERLERSTKLLKGGYKLALETEKVGAAILTDLSSQRETITRAREKVKETDYDIGKSSHVLSGMMRRAMQNRAILYLVAALVLVTIAFGIYYVVRRHV is encoded by the exons ATGGCGACGCTTATGGAAACGTTTGAGCAGCAGTATGCAGCGTTAACAGCTGATATTACGTCAAAATCAAGCCGAATACCAAATCTGCCTCCAG ATGAGAAAGCTGCCATGGTCACCGAAGTCGAGAGACATCTGGAAGAAGCTAATGAGCTT CTTGAGCAGATGGAGCTCGAAGTTCGTACGTTGTCTGTCGCCGCCCGACCAAAGTACCAAAACAGGGTCAAGAGTTATCAGGCGGAGCTCGCACGATTACGGAAAGAATTT AGAGCGAGGATAGCCTTTTGCGACGAGCTGAAATCTCGAGAGGAGCTTTTGTCAAATGACGACAACTACGTTGGTGACGATCAG AAACAGCGCCTTCTCGATAACACGGAAAGGTTGGAGAGGTCAACGAAGCTCCTGAAAGGTGGCTACAAGCTGGCACTCGAAACAG AGAAAGTTGGAGCTGCTATATTGACAGATCTGAGTTCGCAGCGAGAGACGATAACCAGGGCACGGGAAAAG GTTAAGGAGACAGACTATGACATCGGGAAGAGTTCCCATGTACTAAGTGGGATGATGCGTCGAGCTATGCAGAACAGGGCCATCCTCTATCTGGTTGCGGCACTAGTACTAGTCACCATAGCTTTCGGCATTTATTATGTTGTTAGGAGACACGTGTGA
- the Vti1a gene encoding vesicle transport through interaction with t-SNAREs 1a isoform X1 yields the protein MATLMETFEQQYAALTADITSKSSRIPNLPPDEKAAMVTEVERHLEEANELLEQMELEVRTLSVAARPKYQNRVKSYQAELARLRKEFQRARIAFCDELKSREELLSNDDNYVGDDQKQRLLDNTERLERSTKLLKGGYKLALETEKVGAAILTDLSSQRETITRAREKVKETDYDIGKSSHVLSGMMRRAMQNRAILYLVAALVLVTIAFGIYYVVRRHV from the exons ATGGCGACGCTTATGGAAACGTTTGAGCAGCAGTATGCAGCGTTAACAGCTGATATTACGTCAAAATCAAGCCGAATACCAAATCTGCCTCCAG ATGAGAAAGCTGCCATGGTCACCGAAGTCGAGAGACATCTGGAAGAAGCTAATGAGCTT CTTGAGCAGATGGAGCTCGAAGTTCGTACGTTGTCTGTCGCCGCCCGACCAAAGTACCAAAACAGGGTCAAGAGTTATCAGGCGGAGCTCGCACGATTACGGAAAGAATTT CAGAGAGCGAGGATAGCCTTTTGCGACGAGCTGAAATCTCGAGAGGAGCTTTTGTCAAATGACGACAACTACGTTGGTGACGATCAG AAACAGCGCCTTCTCGATAACACGGAAAGGTTGGAGAGGTCAACGAAGCTCCTGAAAGGTGGCTACAAGCTGGCACTCGAAACAG AGAAAGTTGGAGCTGCTATATTGACAGATCTGAGTTCGCAGCGAGAGACGATAACCAGGGCACGGGAAAAG GTTAAGGAGACAGACTATGACATCGGGAAGAGTTCCCATGTACTAAGTGGGATGATGCGTCGAGCTATGCAGAACAGGGCCATCCTCTATCTGGTTGCGGCACTAGTACTAGTCACCATAGCTTTCGGCATTTATTATGTTGTTAGGAGACACGTGTGA